The Papilio machaon chromosome 24, ilPapMach1.1, whole genome shotgun sequence genome contains the following window.
ATACGAATTCTcttaaaacatgaaatattaagacaaagatttaaaatactcGGTAAAAACAATACACAAACCAAATAATGGCGGGCGTTATTAACATGGCGCGCCGACTATTTAATAAGAATTGAAGGTTTAAAAATGACTTACTTACTTTTTCTTGTCCTATAGCacttaaacaaataactgAAAAGAACActcactatttttataaacacttaCAACTAACAACAGAATTAATGATAAACTATCAAAGacctgaaaaataattatcgcGACAGCGTCGTCAAAACTTCATAGCAAAAGCAAAAGGCAAAGACAAAAAGCGCAGAACAATTTTGTGAACGCATGAACGCGGCGCGGCGCGAGTAGCGCGAAATGTTTAATGTTGCCAAATGACACTGACCAAGTGACCACAAAATTCACCATTTCTGTTTgcatcaaattataatttttttgtaaaattagttaaaaaaaaacaaaaattaacttgcaATGGAAAAtcagttaagtttttttttttttcaatttttttgtgCAATTGCTGCCATTTTCGtgcagatttaatttttaggaCAACGTTCCCGATGTTATGTGTTGTTAAGttttcatacataaaaacGTATTTCAAGGtccaaaaattacaaaaacttaaaatttttaatatttcttgcttgtttattattttttgatttttaaacgaaattcaaattaatactgACATTTGTCAAAACAGCTCTTATTCTTTGACatagtcaatttaaaaaaataccatgTGCGTAAcgattcaattgttttattatatttaattcaataagtaCAATATCATGGATTACGTAGTAGGTAGTGTTGCGGCCTTAGTAACTGGTAATGTAACTCCTAATCGACCAAAATTTCTAAAACGTGCGTTAACCCCGACAAAACACCAACCCTCTCCAAATGTTACCCCGAAGAGTGAGCTCGCTGATGACCGATCAATTTTTCTTTCACCTACATTACAAAAGAAGAAGGCTGTTGTAAAAAAGTCACCTAAAAGGATTTTTGAAAACCCTGACTTGGACGTCACCAATGATGATGAAGGGAGTACGAAATCTAAAAGTCCGAAGGccgaaaaagttaaaaagcaTCTTAAAGAAGACCTAGACGCAGATTTAAGTcctaaatcaattaaaaacaaaagcccAAGTATTAAAGATGTACAATTTCAGAGTACAGAAAATGAAGATATGGATATTTCTGGCAGCTCACAAGTTGAAAATGAAAGTACTcctaaaaagaagaaaaagaaacaaagtcTTATTATTGAACCAATTGACAATATAAATACTTCAATTGacaatattgatgaaattaaaaataaaacaatctcacctaaaaaaaataaaaaaggcaagaaaaaaactattgttgAAACGAATGTTGACGCAGAGAATAACATAAGCCATACAAATGAAACTCAAAATAATGAAACTGAGAAATCAGATACAGAAGAAAATTCTACAGTTATTAAACAAAGcaagattttaaacaatattgaaaatttggAAAACCCTAAAAAAGCTAAAAAGAAGaataagaaacaaaagaaaaaattaaataataaaaccgaCAATACCAACAGTATggttacaaaaaatacacTGGCCGAGTCTAATATAAGtatctcaaaaaaaaataagaataaaactaCAGTTAATCCTAATGCTATTACGGATAAAGACAGTGATTCAGAACATGATTCCGATAATGAGATTGATTCAGAAGACGAACAGAACAATAAAGAAGTACTTGACACAGGTCCAGCGGACGACAGCTCAGAAGATGAAGAAGAGAAGccaaagaagaaagaaaaagtaCAGAAGAAAGAAGTAGTCGTAAATACAGAAGAAGAAGTCAAAAGAACACTGTTTGTAGGAAATGTGCCTTTCAGTCCAAAATGCAAgaaggaaattaaaaagatcTTTAGTAAATACGGGCAGATTGAAACCGTAAGGTAGATACTCAGAACAGTAATAATTACACCCCTCTCAATCtctgaaaaaaatagagataatagtttttctttaactgtATTTAATGCAGTCTTAATATTTTGCAAATTGATTGCTCcatcataaatatttctacattttCTCCTTAGCTCTATGagacattaataattattgcttGTGTGTGATTCTAATGTGTGCGGGAATATTATtggctactttttaaaaattccgcACTGAAGAAATCGTGCATGACCgctaatttaaagtatttttttcttccagAATCCGCACAGTCCCTGTTAAAGATGGTAGAGCAACCCCTAAGTTAGCTGTAATCAAGAACGATCTCCATCCAGAGCGTTCAACTGTCAATGTGTATGTCAAATTCCAGGATGCATCATCTGTAAGagaggtaaaaaaaattttttttaaaagtaatcttacaaaaaaaatttgaaactatGTTTTGTGGCATTGAcagacaaatttaaattatagtctTCCTTTGATTCCAGGCATTAGCTGAAAATGGTACTGTACTAAATGATCATCACTTAAGAGTGACCTTCAGTGACTGTACGGGTTCAGAACATGACCCTAAATGCGCTATCTTCGTTGGAAATCTACCATTTGCACTGGAAGACGAGACTCTACAACAGAAGTTCCAGCAGTGCGGAGAGATTGAATCCGTACGGATCATAAGAGACTCTAAGACAAAAGTGGGGAAAGGTAtggacaaaatatattaattttataattaatttaaaacatgattATGTATCCATCTGTTCATAATGTGTGGCTTGAACGGGGAAGTGGTTCCAAAAATTACTAAACACGGACGGAGGGAGGACTAAAATGAAAgaatttaacacattcaatgccaCTGAATCCAATTCAGTTtactaatacataaaaattgtattgtcaCTGAGTGTTAGACacaattatcttactaatattataaatgtgaaagtttagatggatggatggatgtttgtttgaaagtatctccagaacagctcaatggattttgatgaaatttggcaaagatgtagatcatagtcagGTAGATCAAATAGGCtcctaacaattttttttaattcacattcACACattcgcgggtgacagctagttcactataataagatttttataaagggaaaaatttgtaaaaactttcATTTATTCTATTACTGCTAAGAACtgttatgtacatttttatataatcttttGCAGGATTTGGatatgttaactttaaatcTAAAGACGCTGTTGAATTGGCCCTACAGTTACCCGAAGAGGACTTAACAATCAAAAACAGAATACTCCGGGTGAAAAGATGTATGCAAACaaatactaaacaaaaacCTCAACAGGAAAATCGCAGGGGAAATTTCCAAGGAGGTCGTGGCAGAGGGAATACACGAGGTGTATTTGACAGGGGAAATACGCAAGGTGGATTTGGAAGGGGAAATGAACAAGGTGGTTTTGGCAGAGGGAGTATGCGAGGTGGCTTTGACAGAGGCAATTCGCGAGGTGGTTTTGGCAGGGGAAATACACGAGGTAGTTTTGGCAGGGGAAATACGCGAGGTGGTTTTGGCAGAGGAAATATGCGTGGTGGTTTTGACAGGGGTAATGTGCAGGGTAGGGAACAGTTTTGGAACGGAGATGACAAGCAAGTGGGTAGACCTGCCTATAATGATAGTAAAGCTGACGGAGCTATGAGAAGATTAATGAAGAAGAGATCAAACCAGGTAAATGAACTAGTATTATTCAACTTgtgtttataacaaaataattttacagtatgtttgtgtaaaagtattttgacagtgaaaactcatgtcaagatttgtatttaataaacactGCACTTTcatttggttaaaaaaaacaaaatcttatttgttttttaatgaaaaacagtATTAAAAAGTTCTGGAAAAGTATTAAAGCAGATATTAGCAGCGTAtaaataagagaaaaataatatgttaagtaACTGCTTTATTTGGCACCATTATTTGTAACAGAATCAACTCGGAACAATCACAGCCTACAGTCTATGCTAGAGTAAAGAGGAAAGGGAACATAGATTATAAACTGTTGATTGTCAATATTGATATAAGAAAACAAAGATTGATTGCTCAGGGGtcaagcacttgacttgcaatctgcaggtcctgggttcgaatcccgccgtgtaccaatttgtttttcgattttcgatctacatatgtacatttatccgacgttcttacggtgaaggaaaacatagtgatgctgcacatatctgagaagaatttcaatgatatgtgtgaagtcaacccgcagtgggccagcgtggttgactatggcctagtcacccctaacttagggtaggctccgagcccctcagtggggatgtatagtgagccgATGATGTCAAGATTGTTCATCAACATATTAACTATCGTTTTTGAGTTTATCTggaacaatataatttttttctattatattaaatctaatagATGTTTAAATCACTATTAATGTTATCAGGATGGTGCTGATGGTCCtccaaataaaatgcaaaaaactataaatcagCCAGGGAAAAAGCAGCGCAAGGAATTTGTTGGAATGACAGcagaaaagaaaaaggtaatataatatatctttcttatagtaataataataaagtatttttttatcaaaatgtagcaaacgagcaaatggccacctgaattcgccgaaatagcgaaacgaccgttgcccatagacatctgcaaatgtAGACGCGTTTGTGtgtacctttaatcaacggagaaggggacgcacagagaatattttcccttcctttgcgtcccctcttccgccaaatccacttatcctttcctaataggaaaagggtgggaagggaaaggacTAGTAGTAGTTTTGATTTTCTCGGTAGATGGCGctgatttaatttgtatagaaTGTCAGAGGTGGCGCAGTTATTTATACGGACCGTACCGAAATTTATCCGTACAGGTTCAATTCCCGCCAtgtatctttgttttttttttgttttttaatttaatatgtatcggacgttcttacgattaaacaaaacatctaG
Protein-coding sequences here:
- the LOC106716216 gene encoding nucleolar protein 12-like gives rise to the protein MDYVVGSVAALVTGNVTPNRPKFLKRALTPTKHQPSPNVTPKSELADDRSIFLSPTLQKKKAVVKKSPKRIFENPDLDVTNDDEGSTKSKSPKAEKVKKHLKEDLDADLSPKSIKNKSPSIKDVQFQSTENEDMDISGSSQVENESTPKKKKKKQSLIIEPIDNINTSIDNIDEIKNKTISPKKNKKGKKKTIVETNVDAENNISHTNETQNNETEKSDTEENSTVIKQSKILNNIENLENPKKAKKKNKKQKKKLNNKTDNTNSMVTKNTLAESNISISKKNKNKTTVNPNAITDKDSDSEHDSDNEIDSEDEQNNKEVLDTGPADDSSEDEEEKPKKKEKVQKKEVVVNTEEEVKRTLFVGNVPFSPKCKKEIKKIFSKYGQIETVRIRTVPVKDGRATPKLAVIKNDLHPERSTVNVYVKFQDASSVREALAENGTVLNDHHLRVTFSDCTGSEHDPKCAIFVGNLPFALEDETLQQKFQQCGEIESVRIIRDSKTKVGKGFGYVNFKSKDAVELALQLPEEDLTIKNRILRVKRCMQTNTKQKPQQENRRGNFQGGRGRGNTRGVFDRGNTQGGFGRGNEQGGFGRGSMRGGFDRGNSRGGFGRGNTRGSFGRGNTRGGFGRGNMRGGFDRGNVQGREQFWNGDDKQVGRPAYNDSKADGAMRRLMKKRSNQDGADGPPNKMQKTINQPGKKQRKEFVGMTAEKKKKSKFDKGQKKKKALSEILTK